From a region of the Actinopolymorpha singaporensis genome:
- a CDS encoding glycosyltransferase family 4 protein — protein MRTLLPEEIMRIGVLSQWFDPEPGPASLPGVLARGLAARGHDVQVVTGFPNYPDGRVAAGYRIRRRFDETLENVHVRRVALYPSHDSSAIRRTLTYGSFAASALLSGVERLRGMDAVWVGNSPVTVAAPMWWIRYRYRIPILLHVLDLWPDTVAASGFMSNGKFRAVEGTLNSWCGRMYRSASSVAYISPGVGRLLQDRGVPADKLTYVPLWAEEHLTRRPVESMRAELGLDERHLVLVYAGTLGGAQGLESLVDACAKVDDPNFCCLVAGSGVSEADLRRRARDVGATNVRFLGRVPKERMPALMATGDIHYVSLRPSAMAAYTMPSKVQATLAAGKAMLVAADGDVASVARESGAGIAVGSADTALVLEGIRQAAILGRRNLRLLGERGRDYYYRTFSAATGVGRVESALRKIARQEVSHAG, from the coding sequence ATGCGTACACTGCTGCCCGAGGAAATTATGAGGATCGGTGTTCTGAGTCAGTGGTTCGATCCCGAACCAGGTCCGGCGAGCCTTCCCGGTGTGCTTGCACGAGGTCTCGCAGCGCGGGGTCATGACGTTCAGGTCGTGACCGGCTTCCCCAATTATCCCGACGGTCGTGTCGCCGCGGGATACCGAATCCGCCGGCGCTTCGACGAAACATTAGAGAATGTCCACGTCAGGCGCGTCGCGCTGTACCCGAGTCATGATTCGTCGGCGATTCGGCGCACACTGACCTACGGCTCGTTCGCCGCCTCGGCCCTGCTGTCCGGGGTCGAACGACTGCGGGGGATGGATGCCGTGTGGGTCGGCAACTCACCGGTCACGGTGGCGGCGCCGATGTGGTGGATCCGGTATCGCTACCGGATACCCATCTTGTTGCATGTTCTCGACCTGTGGCCGGACACCGTCGCCGCGAGTGGGTTCATGAGCAACGGTAAGTTCCGCGCGGTCGAAGGGACCCTGAATTCCTGGTGCGGACGCATGTACCGCTCCGCGAGCAGCGTCGCCTACATCTCTCCCGGAGTGGGCCGGCTCCTGCAGGACAGAGGCGTACCGGCGGACAAGCTCACCTACGTTCCGCTGTGGGCCGAGGAGCACCTCACCCGCCGTCCGGTGGAGAGTATGCGAGCCGAACTCGGCCTGGACGAGCGCCACCTCGTGCTCGTGTACGCCGGGACGCTCGGCGGAGCACAGGGACTGGAGTCGCTCGTCGACGCCTGCGCGAAAGTGGACGATCCCAACTTCTGCTGCCTGGTCGCGGGGTCGGGAGTATCCGAAGCTGATCTCCGCCGGCGGGCTCGAGACGTCGGAGCCACCAACGTCCGCTTTCTCGGCCGGGTCCCGAAGGAGCGCATGCCGGCGTTGATGGCGACCGGAGACATTCACTACGTGAGCCTTCGTCCGTCCGCGATGGCCGCATACACCATGCCGAGCAAGGTGCAGGCGACACTGGCCGCCGGCAAGGCCATGCTCGTCGCCGCCGACGGAGACGTCGCGTCCGTGGCGCGTGAGAGTGGAGCCGGAATCGCGGTCGGGTCGGCCGACACCGCGCTGGTGCTGGAGGGGATCCGGCAGGCGGCGATTCTCGGACGGAGAAACCTGCGGCTTCTCGGCGAGCGCGGCCGCGACTACTACTACCGGACCTTCTCCGCGGCGACGGGGGTGGGACGCGTGGAGAGCGCCCTGCGGAAGATCGCACGACAGGAGGTATCCCATGCCGGCTGA
- a CDS encoding polysaccharide biosynthesis protein has product MPADPAADMAGAVIAITGGTGSFGATMVERLLSRDARAVHVLSRDEAKQDAMRRRFADDRLKLFLGDVRDPRSVGEAVSGTDYVFHAAALKQVPSCEFFPQQAVSTNVLGSRNVIEAAAAAGVRSVVCLSTDKAVYPINAMGMSKALMEKTAQAFARNNPGSATVVSVTRYGNVMYSRGSVIPLFVDQLRAGRPLTITEPTMTRFMMTLTESVELVEHAFVHAEPGDLFVRKASACTVEVLARALAKLLGYGEPEIKVLGPRHGEKLHETLLSREEMVRVSDQGDYFRVPLDTRSLDYEVYFDQGAPEAAVVEDYSSDNAERMDVEQAMALLATIPEIRSMTERIPL; this is encoded by the coding sequence ATGCCGGCTGATCCGGCAGCAGACATGGCCGGTGCGGTCATCGCGATCACCGGCGGGACTGGCTCCTTCGGAGCGACGATGGTCGAACGGCTGTTGTCCAGGGACGCGCGCGCCGTGCACGTGCTGAGTCGGGACGAGGCCAAGCAGGACGCCATGCGGCGACGCTTCGCCGACGATCGGCTGAAGCTCTTCCTGGGCGACGTGCGGGATCCGCGAAGTGTCGGGGAAGCAGTGTCCGGCACCGACTACGTCTTCCACGCGGCGGCCCTCAAGCAGGTGCCCTCGTGTGAGTTCTTCCCGCAGCAGGCGGTGAGCACCAACGTGCTCGGCAGCCGGAACGTCATCGAGGCCGCCGCGGCAGCAGGAGTGCGGTCGGTGGTCTGCCTCAGTACGGACAAGGCGGTTTACCCGATCAACGCCATGGGCATGTCCAAGGCTCTGATGGAGAAGACCGCTCAAGCTTTCGCAAGGAACAACCCCGGATCCGCGACGGTCGTCTCGGTGACCCGGTACGGCAACGTGATGTACTCCCGCGGTTCGGTCATCCCGCTGTTCGTGGATCAGCTACGCGCGGGCCGGCCGTTGACGATCACCGAGCCGACGATGACGCGGTTCATGATGACGCTCACGGAGTCGGTGGAGTTGGTGGAACACGCGTTCGTCCACGCCGAGCCCGGAGACCTCTTCGTACGCAAGGCATCGGCCTGCACCGTCGAGGTGCTGGCACGCGCCCTGGCGAAGCTTCTCGGCTACGGCGAGCCGGAGATCAAGGTGCTGGGACCTCGTCACGGGGAGAAGCTCCACGAGACCCTGCTCAGCAGGGAGGAGATGGTGCGCGTCAGCGACCAGGGCGACTACTTCCGTGTACCGCTGGACACACGGTCCCTCGACTACGAGGTCTACTTCGACCAGGGCGCACCGGAGGCCGCAGTCGTGGAGGACTACTCCTCGGACAACGCCGAGCGAATGGATGTCGAGCAGGCCATGGCTCTCCTCGCGACCATCCCGGAGATCCGGTCGATGACGGAACGGATCCCGCTGTGA
- a CDS encoding phosphotransferase family protein: MSTTVSSTRSSTARRTGAAGETVTQTHELSILGGVVHKRYRSWDRGEHLREWSALRLLHAHTVDLAPAPLAADLEASVPSLTVGELPGRPLGGALTGPELDGLEAALRILWSVPVGSMPRRRFAPREALSVARTRFARASRPPGPLGRAVDAVREWLVDVRLPGGAAKVLGHGDPNLANYLWDGKRVRIVDFEDAGRSDVSYELASLVEHLSAQGTDWDGFWTRFDVDRERFLQSRRLAAALWLYTLLPGGPSVRRNPPGTPERQAERVLWLLECPRLRE; this comes from the coding sequence ATGTCCACCACAGTGTCTTCGACCAGGTCCTCGACGGCTCGGCGAACCGGCGCCGCCGGCGAGACGGTCACCCAGACCCACGAGCTGTCCATTCTCGGCGGGGTGGTGCACAAGCGGTACCGCTCCTGGGACCGGGGCGAGCACCTGCGCGAGTGGTCGGCGTTGCGGTTGCTGCACGCTCACACCGTCGACCTGGCGCCCGCCCCGCTGGCGGCCGACCTGGAGGCCAGCGTTCCGAGTCTGACAGTGGGTGAACTGCCCGGCCGTCCTCTCGGCGGCGCGCTCACCGGCCCGGAACTCGACGGCCTGGAAGCCGCGCTGCGAATCCTGTGGTCGGTGCCGGTCGGGTCCATGCCCCGGCGCCGGTTCGCACCGCGCGAGGCGCTGTCGGTGGCCCGGACGCGGTTCGCGCGCGCCTCCCGCCCGCCGGGGCCGCTCGGCCGGGCCGTCGACGCCGTACGCGAGTGGCTGGTCGACGTCCGGCTGCCGGGTGGAGCGGCGAAGGTGCTCGGCCACGGCGACCCGAACCTCGCCAACTACCTGTGGGACGGCAAGCGGGTGCGGATCGTGGACTTCGAGGACGCCGGCCGCTCCGACGTGTCGTACGAGCTCGCCTCCCTCGTCGAGCACCTCTCCGCGCAGGGAACCGACTGGGACGGGTTCTGGACCCGGTTCGACGTGGACCGGGAGCGTTTCCTGCAGAGCAGGCGGCTGGCCGCGGCCCTGTGGTTGTACACCTTGTTGCCGGGCGGCCCGTCGGTACGCCGCAACCCGCCGGGTACACCGGAGCGGCAGGCCGAGCGGGTGCTCTGGCTACTGGAATGTCCCCGGTTACGGGAGTGA
- a CDS encoding DegT/DnrJ/EryC1/StrS family aminotransferase, whose protein sequence is MADHTLPFALPDIGEEEIQAVSDALRSGWLSSGPRVEEFERRFAALCGDGAQAVALNSATAGLHLALEAAGIGPGAEVLVPTWTFTATAEIVVHLGARPVFVDSDPVTLNIDLADAERKVTERTRAVLPVHFAGRAVSPSRLHEFAVRHHLHVVEDAAHAFPSASEGVPVGAGHSTATVFSFYATKTITTGEGGMLVTRDLDLAKHVRMTRLHGIDRNAFDRYRSDRPAWRYNIAAAGYKYNLTDTAAAMGLVQLDRAEKMHLRREQIAERYRTAFTDLPLDLPEEAPAGDIHSWHLFVVRLWDDAELGRNEFIAEMSRRGVCCSVHFIPLHMHSYWREQYDLRDEMFPVASSVFERVVSIPLYSGMTDEDVDRVIETVRDVLR, encoded by the coding sequence ATGGCCGATCACACTCTCCCCTTCGCGCTACCGGACATCGGCGAGGAGGAGATCCAGGCCGTCTCGGACGCGCTGAGGTCCGGCTGGTTGTCCAGCGGGCCCAGGGTCGAGGAATTCGAGCGCCGGTTCGCCGCTCTGTGTGGCGACGGTGCGCAGGCGGTCGCGCTGAACTCCGCGACCGCCGGGTTGCACCTGGCGCTGGAGGCCGCCGGAATCGGCCCCGGCGCCGAGGTTCTCGTACCGACGTGGACGTTCACCGCGACCGCCGAGATCGTCGTCCACCTGGGTGCCAGGCCCGTATTCGTCGACAGTGACCCGGTGACCCTCAACATCGATCTGGCCGACGCCGAGCGCAAGGTCACCGAACGCACGCGAGCCGTCCTTCCGGTCCACTTCGCGGGCAGGGCGGTATCACCGTCCCGGCTTCACGAGTTCGCCGTCCGGCATCACCTGCACGTCGTCGAGGACGCGGCTCACGCGTTTCCCAGTGCGAGCGAGGGCGTACCCGTCGGTGCGGGGCACAGTACGGCGACCGTCTTCAGCTTCTACGCGACGAAGACGATCACGACGGGCGAGGGCGGAATGCTGGTCACCCGAGACCTCGACCTGGCGAAGCACGTTCGAATGACCAGGTTGCACGGCATCGACCGCAACGCCTTCGACAGGTATCGCAGCGACCGTCCCGCCTGGCGCTACAACATCGCGGCGGCGGGATACAAGTACAACCTCACCGACACCGCGGCCGCGATGGGGCTGGTTCAACTCGACCGCGCGGAGAAGATGCACCTGCGACGCGAGCAGATCGCCGAACGTTACCGGACCGCTTTCACCGATCTTCCGCTCGATCTGCCGGAGGAGGCCCCGGCCGGTGACATTCATTCGTGGCATCTGTTCGTCGTCCGGCTCTGGGACGACGCCGAGCTCGGGCGAAACGAGTTCATCGCGGAGATGTCGCGTCGCGGGGTGTGCTGCAGCGTCCATTTCATTCCGTTGCACATGCATTCGTACTGGCGAGAACAGTACGACCTTCGGGATGAGATGTTCCCGGTCGCCAGCAGCGTTTTCGAGCGGGTGGTGAGCATCCCGCTGTACTCCGGAATGACCGACGAGGATGTCGACCGGGTGATCGAGACGGTTCGCGACGTCCTGCGCTGA
- a CDS encoding nucleoside-diphosphate sugar epimerase/dehydratase, with protein MRILARRPVVLAGLDGAAWLLSMVTFAALRMDIASGPVPWGGVITLGLSATVLHAGFGWVVRLHQGRAMMGSFEEMLLLGGVTGSVGIVIVIADAVAAQPLVPRTVPVAASFMTFALVAWWRAGWRRIRELGGRNQPDTGSTPVLIFGAGDGGCQLVNSMMRDPRRTWRPVGLLDDDSHKRYRRLRGVPVMGTFDDLADVVAQTGCRTLVVAIPSAGGELMRTVESRAAALHLDLKVLPGVAELLNGQVAVSDLRSLEVGDLLGRHQIDTDVGAVAGYLTGRRVLVTGAGGSIGSELCRQIHRYAPAQLIMLDRDESALHAVQLSIQGRAMLDTPDVVLADIRDTQQILEIMEKRRPEVVFHAAALKHLPMLEQYPAEAVKTNVWGTLAVLDAAKAAGVRRFVNISTDKAANPVSVLGYSKRIAEGLTAAAAMDTGETFLSVRFGNVLGSRGSVLTAFTAQIEAGGPVTVTDPDVTRYFMTVQEAVQLVIQAAAIGEAGEALVLDMGAPVRIDDVARRLIGMSGRRIEIVYTGLRQGEKVHEELFGDGEPDRRPVHPLVSHIAVPAVEPATVQAIDLWSGPGQVVETLRETCEKMSAGVSTRSVPWVSR; from the coding sequence GTGAGGATTCTTGCCCGCCGGCCGGTCGTACTCGCCGGCCTTGACGGTGCTGCCTGGTTGCTTTCGATGGTCACGTTCGCCGCTCTTCGAATGGACATCGCCAGTGGTCCTGTCCCGTGGGGCGGAGTGATCACTCTCGGGCTGTCGGCGACCGTGTTGCACGCAGGCTTCGGCTGGGTGGTGCGTCTGCACCAGGGACGCGCGATGATGGGCAGCTTCGAGGAGATGCTCCTACTCGGCGGCGTGACCGGATCCGTCGGGATCGTCATCGTGATCGCCGACGCGGTCGCCGCCCAACCGCTCGTCCCGAGGACGGTTCCGGTCGCGGCCTCGTTCATGACGTTCGCCCTGGTGGCCTGGTGGCGTGCCGGGTGGCGGCGGATCCGGGAGCTCGGAGGCCGAAACCAGCCCGACACCGGGAGCACCCCCGTCCTGATCTTCGGTGCCGGGGACGGTGGATGCCAGTTGGTGAACTCGATGATGCGGGACCCCCGGCGGACCTGGCGACCGGTCGGCCTGTTGGACGATGATTCGCACAAGCGATACCGGCGGCTGCGCGGCGTTCCGGTGATGGGTACTTTCGACGACCTCGCCGACGTGGTCGCGCAGACCGGTTGTCGCACGTTGGTGGTGGCGATCCCCAGCGCCGGTGGGGAACTGATGCGTACGGTCGAGAGTCGCGCGGCGGCCCTCCACCTGGACCTCAAGGTGCTGCCCGGTGTCGCCGAACTGCTCAACGGCCAGGTGGCGGTCTCGGACCTGCGCAGTCTGGAGGTGGGCGATCTGCTCGGCCGCCACCAGATCGACACCGACGTCGGTGCGGTTGCGGGCTACCTCACCGGCCGGAGGGTTCTGGTGACCGGGGCAGGCGGTTCGATCGGTTCGGAACTGTGCAGACAGATCCATCGCTACGCGCCGGCCCAGCTGATCATGCTGGACCGCGACGAGTCCGCTCTGCACGCCGTCCAGTTGTCCATCCAGGGCAGGGCGATGCTGGACACACCGGACGTCGTTCTGGCCGACATCAGGGACACCCAGCAGATCCTCGAGATCATGGAGAAGCGACGTCCGGAGGTGGTGTTCCACGCCGCGGCGCTCAAACACCTTCCCATGCTGGAGCAGTACCCCGCCGAGGCGGTCAAGACCAACGTGTGGGGAACGCTCGCGGTTCTCGACGCGGCGAAGGCTGCCGGCGTACGCCGTTTCGTCAACATCTCGACCGACAAGGCCGCGAATCCGGTCAGTGTGCTCGGCTACTCGAAACGGATCGCCGAGGGGCTCACGGCCGCCGCCGCGATGGACACAGGTGAGACCTTTCTCAGTGTCCGGTTCGGCAACGTGCTGGGGAGCAGAGGGTCGGTGCTCACCGCGTTCACCGCCCAGATCGAGGCCGGCGGTCCGGTGACGGTGACCGATCCGGATGTCACGCGTTACTTCATGACCGTCCAGGAAGCCGTGCAGTTGGTGATTCAGGCGGCGGCGATCGGCGAGGCGGGGGAAGCGCTCGTCCTCGACATGGGCGCGCCCGTTCGTATCGACGATGTCGCCCGGCGGTTGATCGGGATGTCCGGTCGGCGGATCGAGATCGTCTACACCGGACTGCGGCAGGGCGAGAAGGTGCACGAGGAGCTGTTCGGCGACGGCGAACCAGACCGTCGGCCTGTTCATCCGCTTGTCTCCCACATCGCGGTACCCGCCGTGGAGCCGGCCACCGTCCAGGCCATCGACCTGTGGAGCGGCCCTGGGCAGGTGGTGGAGACACTGCGGGAGACCTGCGAGAAGATGAGTGCCGGCGTGAGCACGCGCTCGGTGCCCTGGGTCAGCCGGTGA
- a CDS encoding GNAT family N-acetyltransferase, whose amino-acid sequence MSYPDVREDAAIHPDVQVLQPEDVAAVARLHVRSFTRFFLTCLGERFLREFYRAFVEDPAAVTVVARDATGRVVGAVVGSVAPDQFFRRMLRRQLIPLLVASLLAALRRPTTVARLLRGLCYRGGVPFRVRGALLSSICVDPVLEASGIGRRLLEAWWSAVRARGVTDAYLSTDAERNGRVNRFYQRAGWELLGSYRVAGGRRMNCYRISAPPG is encoded by the coding sequence GTGAGCTACCCGGACGTCCGGGAGGATGCGGCCATCCACCCGGACGTGCAGGTCCTGCAGCCAGAAGACGTGGCCGCGGTCGCCCGTCTGCACGTTCGGTCGTTCACCCGGTTCTTCCTGACCTGTCTCGGTGAGCGTTTCCTCAGGGAGTTCTACCGAGCTTTCGTGGAGGATCCCGCCGCGGTGACGGTCGTGGCTCGAGACGCGACCGGCAGAGTCGTCGGGGCGGTGGTCGGGTCGGTGGCGCCCGACCAGTTCTTCCGCCGCATGCTTCGCAGGCAACTGATTCCTCTGCTGGTGGCCAGTCTGTTGGCAGCGCTCCGGCGTCCGACCACGGTGGCGCGCCTCCTCCGCGGGCTGTGCTATCGAGGTGGGGTCCCGTTCAGGGTGCGGGGAGCGCTGCTGAGTTCCATCTGTGTCGATCCCGTCCTGGAGGCTTCCGGCATCGGTCGCCGACTGCTGGAGGCCTGGTGGTCTGCCGTACGGGCCCGTGGTGTCACCGACGCCTACCTGAGCACCGACGCCGAAAGGAACGGCCGGGTCAACCGCTTCTACCAACGGGCCGGCTGGGAGTTGCTGGGCAGTTATCGCGTGGCCGGAGGACGCCGGATGAACTGCTACCGGATCTCGGCGCCGCCAGGCTGA
- a CDS encoding NAD-dependent epimerase/dehydratase family protein: MKVVVTGGNGFLGWHLRVRLHALTDHQVVSIGHAEWDRLDAELKDADALVHLAGVNRGTDEQVEQGNVALAQMVGRAVRDSGQLSRVIFANSVHAGADTPYGRGKAQAGILLADSATTRGARFVDAVLPNLFGEHGRPAYNSFVATFVRALVDERLPTIDDRPVELLHAQRASADLIDALDPEHPEMVRPRGEDTSVAQVWELLRGMHHLYRGGELPPLTTQHEVDLFNTLRAAMFPQTYPMRPTSHHDERGSLVECVRSHGGTGQSFVSTSMPGVTRGDHFHLGKIERFLVVRGQALINLRRLFHPEPISFAVSADAPAMVDMPTMWAHNIVNTGPGELVTFFWTHTLHDPIEPDTYAERVRPQLGSPG, encoded by the coding sequence GTGAAGGTCGTCGTCACGGGTGGGAACGGATTTCTGGGCTGGCACCTTCGGGTCCGCCTGCATGCGCTCACCGACCACCAGGTCGTCTCGATCGGCCACGCCGAGTGGGACCGGCTTGATGCAGAACTCAAGGACGCCGACGCACTGGTACATCTCGCGGGCGTCAACCGGGGTACGGACGAGCAGGTCGAGCAGGGTAACGTCGCGCTGGCGCAGATGGTCGGCCGGGCGGTCCGTGACAGCGGACAGTTGTCGCGCGTGATCTTCGCCAACTCCGTCCACGCCGGCGCCGACACACCCTACGGACGGGGCAAGGCACAGGCCGGAATCCTGCTGGCGGACAGTGCGACGACTCGCGGAGCCCGGTTCGTCGACGCCGTCCTGCCCAACCTGTTCGGGGAGCACGGCCGCCCGGCATACAACTCCTTCGTCGCGACCTTCGTTCGTGCTCTGGTGGACGAGAGGCTCCCGACCATCGACGACCGGCCGGTGGAGTTGCTCCATGCCCAGCGCGCTTCGGCGGACCTCATCGACGCGCTGGACCCGGAGCACCCGGAGATGGTCCGGCCGCGAGGTGAGGACACGTCGGTCGCCCAGGTGTGGGAATTGCTTCGCGGAATGCACCACCTGTACAGGGGTGGTGAGTTACCTCCGCTGACGACGCAACATGAAGTTGACTTGTTCAACACACTTCGCGCGGCCATGTTTCCACAAACCTATCCGATGCGGCCGACCTCCCACCACGACGAGCGCGGAAGCCTGGTCGAGTGCGTACGATCACACGGCGGCACCGGGCAGAGCTTCGTGTCCACCAGCATGCCCGGCGTGACGAGGGGAGACCACTTCCATCTGGGCAAGATCGAGAGGTTCCTCGTCGTCCGCGGCCAGGCGCTGATCAATCTCCGCCGGCTCTTTCACCCGGAGCCGATCTCGTTCGCGGTGTCCGCCGATGCGCCCGCGATGGTCGACATGCCGACGATGTGGGCACACAACATCGTCAACACCGGTCCGGGCGAGCTCGTCACGTTCTTCTGGACCCACACGTTGCACGACCCGATCGAGCCGGACACCTACGCCGAGCGGGTCCGGCCGCAACTCGGGAGCCCGGGGTGA
- a CDS encoding MarR family winged helix-turn-helix transcriptional regulator: MGSGDAGHGDSNVEADQGGVAEGDAQAGERLGWEDDPADSADLAERDRQVDSVLRAARVWVAVVARSVAEVGDSVTLSQLRVLVVIATRGPVNLGAVARELRVHPSNATRICDRLVAARLLRRDEDPNDRRHLALTLTPKGRRLVDQMMRHRRAAVAEVVARMPEVQRRRLAGALDAFASAAGEVTDVETSMLGWQES, translated from the coding sequence ATGGGCTCAGGGGATGCCGGCCACGGTGACAGCAACGTCGAAGCCGACCAGGGCGGCGTGGCCGAGGGGGACGCCCAAGCCGGCGAACGGCTCGGGTGGGAGGACGACCCCGCCGACTCAGCCGACCTGGCCGAGCGCGACCGGCAGGTCGACTCCGTGCTGCGGGCCGCGCGGGTGTGGGTGGCGGTGGTGGCGCGTTCGGTCGCCGAGGTCGGGGACTCGGTGACGCTCAGCCAACTCCGGGTGCTGGTGGTCATCGCCACCCGCGGCCCGGTCAATCTGGGTGCCGTCGCCCGTGAACTCCGCGTCCACCCGTCCAACGCGACCCGCATCTGCGACCGGCTGGTGGCGGCGAGGTTGCTGCGGCGCGACGAGGACCCGAACGACCGGCGGCACCTCGCGCTCACCCTCACCCCGAAGGGCCGGCGGCTGGTCGACCAGATGATGCGGCACCGGCGGGCCGCGGTCGCCGAGGTCGTGGCGCGCATGCCGGAGGTCCAGCGCCGGCGCCTGGCCGGCGCGCTGGACGCGTTCGCGTCGGCGGCGGGTGAGGTCACGGACGTGGAGACCTCGATGCTGGGGTGGCAGGAGAGCTGA
- a CDS encoding SDR family oxidoreductase codes for MSPQVVVVTGASAGVGRATAKAFGARGAKVALLARGDTGLAGAAREVGEAGGRALPIPVDVADADQVEAAAARIEDELGPIDVWVNVAFTSVFAPFHQIGADEFRRVTEVTYLGYVYGTMAALRRMRDRDAGTIVQVGSALAYRGIPLQSAYCGAKHAIQGFNESLRCELLHERSNVHVTMVQLPAVNTPQFTWVLSRLPRRAQPVPPIYQPEVAARGVVYAADHPRRREYWVGGSTVATLIANAVAPGVLDRYLGRTGFGSQQTDQPRDPDQPVNLWEPADGADGQDFGAHGPFGTRATGQSMQQWASHHPRLSAAGAAGGLAGLAALAAKVVRR; via the coding sequence ATGAGTCCTCAGGTCGTCGTGGTCACCGGCGCGAGCGCCGGGGTCGGGCGCGCCACCGCCAAGGCGTTCGGTGCGCGCGGAGCGAAGGTGGCGCTGCTCGCGCGTGGCGACACCGGGCTGGCCGGTGCCGCCCGCGAGGTCGGCGAGGCCGGCGGGCGGGCGCTGCCGATCCCCGTCGACGTCGCCGACGCGGACCAGGTGGAGGCGGCCGCCGCCCGGATCGAGGACGAGCTCGGCCCGATCGACGTGTGGGTCAACGTCGCCTTCACCTCGGTGTTCGCACCGTTCCACCAGATCGGGGCCGACGAGTTCCGGCGGGTCACGGAGGTCACCTACCTCGGCTACGTCTACGGCACCATGGCGGCGCTGCGGCGGATGCGTGACCGTGACGCGGGCACCATCGTCCAGGTCGGGTCCGCGCTGGCCTACCGGGGAATCCCCCTGCAGTCGGCGTACTGCGGCGCCAAGCACGCCATCCAGGGCTTCAACGAGTCGCTGCGCTGCGAACTCCTGCACGAGCGCAGCAACGTGCACGTGACGATGGTGCAGCTGCCGGCGGTCAACACCCCGCAGTTCACCTGGGTGCTGTCGCGGCTCCCCCGCCGTGCCCAGCCCGTCCCCCCGATCTACCAGCCGGAGGTCGCCGCGCGCGGTGTCGTGTACGCCGCGGACCACCCACGCCGCCGCGAGTACTGGGTGGGCGGCAGCACGGTGGCCACGCTGATCGCGAACGCCGTGGCGCCCGGCGTACTCGACCGCTACCTCGGGCGTACCGGCTTCGGCTCCCAGCAGACCGACCAGCCCCGCGACCCCGACCAGCCGGTCAACCTGTGGGAGCCCGCCGATGGCGCCGATGGACAGGACTTCGGCGCGCACGGGCCGTTCGGCACGCGGGCGACCGGGCAGAGCATGCAGCAGTGGGCGTCGCACCATCCGAGGCTGTCGGCGGCCGGGGCGGCCGGTGGGCTCGCGGGGCTCGCCGCCCTGGCGGCGAAGGTCGTCCGCCGGTGA